The genomic window GGCTGCCGGACGCCGCCCAGGAGGAGTTCGCGACGATCGCCTCCAGCGCGCGCGAGTCGCTCGCGGAGATGCGGCGGCTGCTCGCGGTGCTGCGCAGCGACGGCTCCGAGGGCGAGCGGGCGCCGCAGCCCGGGCTCGACCGCGTGCAGCAGCTGGTCGAGGCGACGGTACGGGCCGGGGTGCCGGCCGAGCTGTCGCTCCCGGCCCGGCTGGGCGACGTACCGCAGGCCGTGGACCTGTCCGCGTACCGGATCGTGCAGGAGGCGCTCGCGAACGTGGTCCGGCACGCGCCCGGCGCGGCGACGCGGGTGTCGGTGACCGCGGACGAGGGGTGTCTCACGGTCCTCGTCGTCAACGGCCCGTCCGCCGAGCCGGCCGCGCCGCTGGAGACCACCGGGACCGGCCACGGCCTGGTCGGGATGCGCGAACGCGTACGGTTGACCGGCGGCACCCTGGCCACCGGCCCGCTGCCGGACGGGGGCTTCCGGATCGCCGCGCGCCTGCCCCTGACGACGCCACCGGCGACGGGCCCGACGACGCCCCCGACCGACGGGAAGGACCCCCGTTGACCATCCGCGTGATCATCGTCGACGACCAGGCCATGGTGCGCGCGGGGTTCGCCGCACTGCTGGCAGCGCAGCCGGACATCGACGTGGTGGGTGAGGCACCGGACGGCCGCCAGGGCGTGGCGGTGGCCCGCGCCGCGCACCCCGACGTGGTGCTGATGGACGTACGGATGCCGGAACTGGACGGGCTCGCGGCGGCCCGCGAGATCCTGTCGCCGCCGCCCGGCGTCGTCCGGGTGCCGAAGGTGCTGATGCTGACCACCTTCGACGTGGACGACTACGTGTACGAGGCGCTGCGCGCGGGCGCGTCCGGCTTCCTGCTGAAGGACGCGCCGCCCGCCGATCTGATCTCCGCCGTACGGATCGTGGCGTCGGGCGAGGCGCTCCTCGCGCCCTCCGTGACCCGCCGCCTCATCGCCGACTTCGCCGCTCAGCGCCCGGCCCCCCGCAGGGACCGCGCCTCGCTGCGGCTCCACGGCCTCACCCCGCGCGAGACCGAGGTGCTGGAGCTGATCGCCCGCGGCATGTCCAACCAGGAGATCGCCGGCCATCTGATCCTCGCCGAGCAGACGGTCAAGACCCACATCGGACGGGTCCTGTCCAAGCTCGCCCTGCGCGACCGCGCGCAGGCGGTGATCTTCGCGTACGAGTCGGGGCTGGTGACCCCGGGAGACCAGTAGGGGGTGTCCGGTGGGTCAGGCTGGATCAGGGAGCGCCCGCCGCGCAGCGGCTGATGTCACTGATGTGGCTTCGGATCCAAGGCGGAGGAGGGAATCGACGCGGTGGGGGTACCTCCCGTGCCCGGAGGGCTACGGGGGAGTCGGTGACCGACGACTGGGGGCACCTCCCGGGCCCCCAGGGCCCAGGGGGAGCGGGAGACGGAGTCGCAGGGCGTCGCGAGCCCAGCATGATCCACCGGACACCCCCTAGTACCCCGGTATCACCCGGGAGTTGGCTCCCCGGTGTGACGCCCCCTCAGGCACCGTCTTCCTACCTTCCCCTCCGCCACACAGCCGGAGGAGGAAGAGGGGATCATGCGACGGTTCGGAAGGACTCTGGTCGCCGCGGCGTTCGCGACGACCGTCGTCACAGGAACGGCGGGATGGGCCTCCGGGAGCGCCCAGACGCCCGTCACAGGGCCACCGCCGGGGGCCGCGGAATGGCGGGCGGACCGCTCGCTCGGGCGGGAGCTGCCGGATCCGGCGAGCGCGTCGCCTGGTGAAGTCGCCGCCTTCTTCGCCTCGCTGACGGATGGTCAGCGGCGCTCGCTCGCGGCACACCACCCGCTCGTCGTCGGCAACCTGGACGGCGTCCCGGCCGCGCTGCGGTACGAGGCCAACGCCCGTTCCCTGGGCGCCGCCGCGGACGGCCGGCGGATCCTCGCCCACGACCCGCGCGGACGCGGCCAGCTCGCCGAGGTGTTCGGGGATCTGGAGCACGCCCCCCACGTCGCCGTGATCGTGCCGGGCTCCGACATCGACGCGGGCACCTTCGACCGTACGAGCGCGATGGCGCGGTCGCTGTACGAGGCGACGGGCCGGCGGACCGCCGTCGTCGCA from Streptomyces formicae includes these protein-coding regions:
- a CDS encoding response regulator, with the protein product MTIRVIIVDDQAMVRAGFAALLAAQPDIDVVGEAPDGRQGVAVARAAHPDVVLMDVRMPELDGLAAAREILSPPPGVVRVPKVLMLTTFDVDDYVYEALRAGASGFLLKDAPPADLISAVRIVASGEALLAPSVTRRLIADFAAQRPAPRRDRASLRLHGLTPRETEVLELIARGMSNQEIAGHLILAEQTVKTHIGRVLSKLALRDRAQAVIFAYESGLVTPGDQ
- a CDS encoding alpha/beta hydrolase, with the protein product MRRFGRTLVAAAFATTVVTGTAGWASGSAQTPVTGPPPGAAEWRADRSLGRELPDPASASPGEVAAFFASLTDGQRRSLAAHHPLVVGNLDGVPAALRYEANARSLGAAADGRRILAHDPRGRGQLAEVFGDLEHAPHVAVIVPGSDIDAGTFDRTSAMARSLYEATGRRTAVVAWAGYTTPVGIGVDAATGALAEAGAERLTRFTRGLAATGAAEPALFCHSYGSVVCGLAASRAGARDIVVLGSPGMRADSAAGLGTDARIWAAKSPDDWISKVPHVELLGLGHGNDPADPAFGARRVPADDAPGHTGYFAPGTSSLRGFAAIAQGETR